The following are from one region of the Paenibacillus sp. JZ16 genome:
- a CDS encoding S-layer homology domain-containing protein — translation MALLLVIGIIPFQAFALPNDPMSGDGTANNPYIITTLNQLNAVRNDLNAHYRLGADVDASETANWSNGAGFVPIGYDGSGNNPFTGVFDGAGHAIRNLTIHQPKLDMVGLFGMVGSNGVIEHIALEGGSIIGNSHVGGLAGRSDGTIQLSYVTGTVRSHMATVGGLAGYNGIHGKITSSYTTNAVTGADYVGGLVGRNDGTVSDSYAAGRISGAAIVGGLVGDNEGGEIIRSYATGAVSGSAGHVGGLVGYNISALISQSYATGTVHGESAVGGLVGSTGHGSIVQSYATGYVSGRDQSVGGLVGSNSGILSGSFWDAETVGLNSACGYDTYGKCTASSLTTAQALTQSSYSGWDFNNDWFMVEDSTRPFLRSEWSAAIGNSHQLQLMAMDLSANYTLTQGIDFDTTFTDNTRSDMWATSTGNGFGFEPIGNDSTPFTGTLDGQGYDITDLYINRSSLMSVGMFGKISGGEVRDVQLKNGNVTGGLQTGMLSGQNGPGSQIIKVHVTGNVTGADKTGGLVGNNDGTIGSSSSSAAVNGMHEVGGLVGKNGMGSVTEAVYATGSVSGNSHIGGLIGLNAGLVNKAYATGQVDGQFNVGGLVGLHDMNSEVNQSFAAGSITGMDFVGGLVGRNESGKVNDSYAIGSVSGRSDVGALVGRNIGNIKTSYAVGSVTGSGEVGGLIGREFGKVTASFYNKEMTGQSDTGKGEPRVTSEMKQYNLFGTEWDFSGIWVLQEGAMFPVLQGIAANLEWDVAPPTISSAKIESGHPNSVIVTFDEAVNLTNAGGIAITTDGKLSTITRVNGSGTDTLVFNVEKAIEEDQQVLLSYDKPSGTISDLANNALLSLTDRMVDNLTRPVDHTPPSIAITMTTADGMEYVDRTWSNQMVNVSAEASDESGVTSFTYSLNDGVSWSPYLSDIVLRDEGVHNISFQALDTAGNESIERRTVCISTTGITLTPTLVKADGSEYASGEWSSSSVTLSVYAESAVSEISNLTYTLNGGLSQVYENEAPIDISSEGETNIRFEASNQAGNTLFLDIMVKIDHTPPLITIYPNGSEMQVASVTPRVTVIDSGSGIDKASLEFQWTTDSSIPATGWRPFANEATLMKNGVDGDWYLHVRAQDQTGNAVNVTSSRYRLITQKASEASDSNLTNVSHVCSLPSTVYVVDLEGRTIAFEGGQILIPAKALNRPFCLSINLTLPDGDKFLLSGGERVVSKVVEFKKDVTGTFDQDVTISLKFDPNTIRKGSHELHLRQFNEDTKEWVALDNVNMNWDAGTISGTTDHFTPFVIFARTIVPVEIGVAFTDIKGHWAQKNIENLAEKGVVNGYTDGSFRPDRMMSRAEFTAILVQALGLTSKGNKEFADTTDHWARQVISTAYAYGIIQGYDSVTFGPDDFITREEMAQMVVQAFQLDDALTSKTFADQDKIAAWARKAMMIAVDYGIMKGYPNNMLKPQSHASRAEAITVIWRAIEVK, via the coding sequence ATGGCATTATTGCTCGTGATAGGCATCATCCCGTTTCAAGCATTCGCCCTTCCGAATGATCCCATGTCCGGTGATGGGACAGCGAACAATCCTTACATCATTACAACGTTAAATCAATTAAACGCCGTGCGTAATGATTTGAACGCTCATTACAGGCTCGGGGCGGATGTCGATGCTTCGGAGACGGCAAATTGGAGTAATGGGGCTGGCTTTGTCCCTATCGGCTACGACGGAAGCGGTAATAACCCGTTCACTGGTGTCTTCGATGGAGCGGGTCATGCCATCCGCAATCTGACCATTCATCAGCCCAAGCTGGACATGGTCGGCCTATTCGGGATGGTAGGCTCCAACGGGGTGATCGAACATATCGCTCTCGAAGGAGGTTCAATCATAGGAAACAGCCATGTGGGCGGGCTGGCAGGACGTAGCGATGGAACCATTCAACTATCCTACGTTACCGGAACGGTTAGAAGCCATATGGCCACCGTCGGAGGGTTGGCAGGATACAATGGCATTCACGGTAAAATAACTTCCTCCTACACTACGAATGCCGTCACCGGCGCCGATTATGTCGGTGGTTTGGTAGGGCGTAATGACGGGACGGTGAGTGATTCCTATGCTGCCGGAAGGATCAGTGGCGCCGCTATAGTCGGTGGGTTAGTAGGGGACAATGAAGGTGGAGAAATCATCCGGTCATACGCCACGGGTGCCGTCAGCGGGAGCGCTGGACACGTCGGCGGACTGGTCGGTTATAATATTTCTGCTCTTATTAGTCAGTCATATGCCACGGGAACTGTCCATGGTGAAAGTGCTGTCGGCGGTCTTGTGGGCAGCACAGGCCACGGATCGATTGTTCAGTCATACGCCACCGGCTACGTTAGCGGGCGCGATCAATCTGTGGGCGGTCTGGTTGGGAGTAATAGTGGGATATTGAGCGGCAGTTTTTGGGATGCTGAAACTGTCGGCTTAAATAGCGCCTGTGGATACGATACATACGGAAAGTGTACCGCGAGCAGCCTCACTACTGCACAGGCACTAACCCAATCGAGCTATTCGGGCTGGGATTTCAACAATGACTGGTTTATGGTCGAAGACTCGACGCGACCATTCCTTCGCTCCGAATGGTCGGCAGCAATTGGGAACTCGCATCAACTGCAACTGATGGCCATGGATCTGTCGGCGAATTACACACTGACGCAGGGGATTGATTTCGACACGACGTTCACTGACAACACTCGCTCCGATATGTGGGCGACGAGCACAGGGAACGGTTTCGGCTTTGAACCTATCGGTAATGACAGCACTCCGTTCACGGGTACGCTCGACGGCCAAGGATATGATATTACAGACCTATATATCAACAGGAGCAGTTTAATGAGCGTCGGAATGTTCGGTAAAATTTCTGGTGGTGAGGTTCGAGACGTTCAATTAAAGAACGGGAATGTCACCGGCGGCCTTCAGACAGGCATGCTGTCGGGACAGAACGGCCCCGGCAGTCAGATTATAAAGGTCCATGTAACAGGAAATGTTACCGGAGCAGACAAAACAGGTGGTCTGGTCGGGAATAACGACGGAACGATCGGCAGTTCTAGCTCGAGTGCTGCGGTCAATGGAATGCACGAAGTCGGCGGTCTGGTCGGAAAGAACGGCATGGGGAGTGTTACTGAGGCTGTGTATGCTACCGGGAGCGTTAGCGGAAACAGCCACATCGGTGGATTGATTGGCTTGAATGCGGGTCTCGTTAATAAGGCATACGCAACGGGTCAAGTTGATGGTCAATTCAATGTCGGCGGATTGGTCGGACTCCATGATATGAATAGCGAAGTTAACCAGTCCTTCGCCGCCGGGAGCATTACCGGAATGGATTTTGTCGGAGGCCTCGTGGGTCGGAATGAGAGCGGCAAGGTGAATGATTCGTACGCGATCGGTTCCGTTAGCGGTCGTTCTGATGTTGGCGCACTCGTGGGAAGGAATATCGGTAATATCAAGACTTCTTATGCCGTCGGCAGTGTAACCGGCAGCGGCGAAGTCGGCGGCCTGATCGGAAGGGAATTCGGCAAGGTTACCGCGAGCTTCTATAATAAGGAAATGACGGGGCAATCCGATACTGGCAAAGGTGAACCGCGGGTTACATCAGAAATGAAACAGTATAACCTCTTCGGGACCGAGTGGGACTTCAGCGGAATCTGGGTGTTACAGGAGGGAGCCATGTTTCCTGTTTTACAAGGAATTGCAGCGAACCTCGAATGGGATGTGGCTCCGCCAACCATCTCTAGTGCGAAGATCGAAAGCGGGCATCCGAACAGCGTCATTGTGACCTTTGATGAAGCTGTCAATCTCACTAACGCCGGGGGAATTGCAATTACAACGGACGGGAAGCTTTCTACGATTACTCGGGTGAACGGATCGGGAACGGATACGCTTGTTTTTAACGTAGAGAAAGCAATTGAAGAAGACCAGCAAGTTCTCCTGTCCTACGATAAACCATCCGGAACCATTTCCGACCTGGCAAACAATGCGTTGCTCAGTTTAACAGATCGAATGGTCGATAACCTGACACGTCCCGTTGACCATACACCTCCATCCATCGCTATTACGATGACCACGGCGGATGGAATGGAATACGTTGATCGCACATGGAGCAATCAAATGGTTAACGTAAGTGCAGAGGCATCTGACGAGTCTGGCGTCACTTCATTTACGTATTCGCTAAATGACGGAGTGTCGTGGAGCCCTTATTTATCTGATATCGTCCTCCGCGATGAAGGTGTTCATAACATCTCGTTCCAAGCCCTCGATACAGCGGGCAATGAATCGATTGAACGACGCACAGTCTGCATCAGCACAACCGGAATCACATTGACACCTACACTAGTGAAGGCGGACGGAAGTGAATATGCGAGCGGTGAATGGAGCAGCTCGAGCGTAACCTTGAGCGTCTATGCTGAATCGGCAGTCAGCGAGATCTCCAATCTGACCTATACGCTGAACGGGGGGCTTTCACAAGTCTACGAGAACGAAGCACCCATCGATATTTCGAGCGAAGGCGAGACGAACATTCGATTTGAGGCGTCCAATCAAGCAGGCAATACGTTATTCCTCGACATCATGGTGAAGATTGACCATACGCCGCCATTGATTACGATTTACCCTAATGGAAGCGAAATGCAGGTTGCATCGGTAACACCGAGGGTGACAGTAATTGATTCTGGAAGCGGTATAGATAAAGCCTCGCTGGAGTTTCAGTGGACGACCGATTCGTCCATACCAGCCACAGGCTGGAGACCGTTTGCGAACGAGGCCACGCTTATGAAAAACGGCGTTGACGGTGACTGGTACTTGCATGTAAGAGCACAAGACCAAACAGGTAATGCCGTTAACGTGACGTCCAGCCGGTATCGTTTGATAACGCAGAAGGCGAGTGAAGCAAGCGATTCAAATCTCACTAACGTTAGCCATGTATGTTCACTGCCGAGCACCGTCTATGTTGTAGACCTGGAAGGGAGAACCATTGCTTTTGAAGGGGGACAGATTCTCATCCCTGCTAAAGCACTGAATCGACCATTTTGTTTATCCATAAATCTAACGCTTCCAGATGGTGATAAATTTCTTCTGTCTGGAGGAGAGCGAGTAGTTAGTAAAGTCGTTGAGTTTAAGAAAGATGTAACCGGAACATTCGATCAAGACGTAACCATCAGCCTGAAATTTGACCCCAACACCATACGAAAAGGCAGTCATGAGCTCCATCTCCGTCAGTTTAACGAAGATACGAAGGAATGGGTAGCGCTGGATAACGTCAACATGAACTGGGATGCAGGGACAATAAGTGGAACTACCGACCATTTTACTCCCTTTGTGATTTTTGCGAGAACGATTGTGCCTGTTGAAATCGGTGTTGCGTTTACCGATATAAAAGGTCATTGGGCGCAAAAGAACATTGAGAATCTCGCAGAAAAAGGTGTTGTGAACGGTTATACAGACGGAAGCTTCAGACCTGACCGTATGATGAGTCGAGCAGAATTCACAGCGATCTTGGTTCAAGCATTGGGTCTCACTAGTAAAGGTAATAAGGAATTCGCTGATACAACGGATCATTGGGCGAGGCAAGTCATTTCAACAGCTTATGCTTACGGAATTATTCAAGGATACGATTCGGTTACCTTTGGCCCCGACGATTTCATTACGCGCGAAGAAATGGCGCAAATGGTGGTTCAAGCATTTCAATTGGACGATGCGCTTACCAGCAAAACCTTTGCCGATCAGGATAAAATTGCGGCTTGGGCACGGAAAGCGATGATGATTGCAGTAGATTATGGAATCATGAAGGGTTATCCCAACAACATGTTGAAACCCCAATCTCATGCTAGCCGTGCTGAAGCGATTACCGTGATTTGGCGCGCCATCGAGGTAAAATAA
- a CDS encoding histidine phosphatase family protein encodes MSTEFFLVRHAEKEKRVGDVSISPEGIKQARKTAKHFNKMSIDKMISSPLNRATQTAQIVAEAIHITVSEDSRLRERANWGDSPGQTFEEFVEMWNRCTKERDYMPPVGDSAKRAGERLTSCLLELSHQHPYETVVIVTHGGLITDFMVNEFTEEELNHKHPNFIISQSNLVPECSITHIRCCNGRFTLIDFANTAHLTR; translated from the coding sequence ATGAGCACAGAGTTTTTCCTTGTCAGACATGCTGAAAAAGAAAAGCGAGTTGGAGATGTTTCCATTTCACCCGAAGGGATAAAGCAGGCTCGTAAAACGGCAAAACATTTTAATAAAATGTCCATTGATAAAATGATTAGCAGCCCGCTGAATAGAGCAACGCAGACCGCTCAGATTGTGGCTGAAGCAATTCATATAACCGTATCAGAGGACAGTCGCTTACGGGAACGTGCGAATTGGGGAGACTCGCCTGGTCAAACGTTTGAGGAGTTTGTTGAGATGTGGAATCGCTGCACCAAGGAACGAGACTATATGCCTCCAGTTGGAGATTCCGCAAAAAGAGCCGGTGAGCGGTTGACTTCCTGCTTATTAGAGCTGTCCCATCAACATCCATACGAAACCGTTGTTATTGTGACTCATGGCGGTTTGATCACAGACTTTATGGTAAACGAGTTTACCGAGGAAGAGTTGAACCATAAACACCCGAACTTTATCATTTCACAAAGTAATCTGGTCCCAGAATGTTCTATAACTCATATCAGGTGTTGTAATGGTCGTTTTACATTAATCGATTTTGCCAACACAGCGCACTTAACCCGTTGA
- a CDS encoding M48 family metallopeptidase, which translates to MKIELGQQQIECHVEYGPRQKMSIHIDPSGLVTVKAPNHTGDDVVIKAVRQYGDKILKQLQAIESARNAPKVKAYEESGKFLHLGQYYSLDELIETHGLTEDALQHELKKFYFASCKKVIGERIKIYQKQLKVSPKSFTIEESRTKWGSCSSSKHLTFNYRLAMAPLEVIDYVVIHELCHLIHMNHDRSFWRLVGSVMKDYKAKEAFLAKYGHAMTL; encoded by the coding sequence ATGAAAATTGAACTAGGACAACAACAAATAGAATGTCATGTAGAATACGGCCCCCGCCAAAAGATGTCCATCCATATCGATCCTTCAGGTCTGGTTACGGTGAAGGCGCCGAATCATACAGGTGATGATGTCGTGATAAAGGCCGTAAGGCAGTATGGGGATAAAATTTTGAAACAACTGCAAGCGATTGAGTCTGCTCGAAATGCTCCGAAGGTGAAAGCATACGAAGAGAGTGGCAAGTTTCTGCATCTTGGCCAATATTATTCGCTTGATGAGTTAATTGAGACCCATGGGCTGACGGAAGATGCGCTCCAACATGAGCTGAAGAAGTTCTACTTTGCCAGCTGCAAAAAGGTGATCGGGGAGAGGATTAAGATCTATCAGAAGCAGCTGAAAGTCTCGCCTAAATCCTTCACCATTGAGGAGTCGCGAACGAAGTGGGGCAGCTGCAGCTCTTCTAAACATCTCACCTTCAATTACCGTCTTGCGATGGCGCCCCTTGAGGTCATTGACTATGTGGTCATTCATGAGCTCTGCCATCTCATTCACATGAATCATGATCGCTCTTTCTGGCGACTTGTTGGCAGCGTAATGAAGGATTACAAAGCGAAGGAAGCGTTCCTGGCGAAGTATGGACACGCCATGACTCTATAA
- a CDS encoding arylsulfatase produces the protein MNSSQNLGRPNVLLITVDQMRFDCLSIAGHPVVETPNLDELARTGVRFSRAYSATPTCVPARAAIFTGQSQRAHGRVGYQDCVPWEYKRTLPGELAGAGYHTQCIGKMHVYPARNLMGFHNVMLHDGYLHHNRNYHSIPMQEHYDQVDDYLPWLRERVPGADMLDLGLDCNASTVARPWHLAEMQHPTNWVVTQSIDFLRRRDPGKPFFLWMSFVRPHPPFDPPQAYLDLYEDADIPEPPVGDWAQTEDPELEGYSPITGRGLVPKRRLRKAMAAYYALITHLDHQVGRFLQSLNEYGELQNTVILFTSDHGELLGDHHLFRKSLPYEGSTHVPFIVNDPGNRLGLQRGMVADQVVEMRDIMPSLLEAAGVPIPDTVEGESIWRLASAGKEEGLSTQTWRHHLHGEHAQGVQSNHWVTDGKEKYIWFSQTGEEQFFDLVLDPLELHNAIADEDRQDRIRYWRSVLIQELDGREEGYTDGQQLIIGRKPTATLSHILNGADHIRSDRFSPAEFSVNPTTQ, from the coding sequence ATGAATTCGAGTCAAAATCTGGGAAGGCCGAATGTTCTGCTCATTACAGTCGATCAGATGCGCTTTGATTGTCTCAGCATAGCGGGTCATCCTGTCGTCGAGACGCCTAATCTGGACGAGCTTGCGAGGACTGGTGTGCGGTTTAGCCGTGCATATTCAGCCACACCGACCTGTGTGCCTGCAAGGGCAGCCATATTCACCGGGCAATCACAGCGGGCACATGGCCGGGTCGGCTACCAGGACTGTGTGCCATGGGAGTACAAGAGAACGCTGCCGGGGGAACTGGCCGGTGCCGGTTATCATACACAGTGTATCGGAAAAATGCACGTCTACCCCGCACGAAATCTGATGGGGTTCCACAATGTCATGCTCCACGACGGTTATCTGCATCACAACCGTAATTACCATAGTATTCCGATGCAGGAGCATTACGATCAAGTCGATGATTATTTGCCATGGCTTCGTGAGAGAGTGCCCGGCGCGGATATGCTTGATCTCGGTCTGGATTGCAACGCATCGACCGTCGCCCGTCCTTGGCATTTGGCAGAAATGCAGCATCCGACGAATTGGGTGGTAACACAGTCAATTGATTTTCTGCGTCGCCGGGATCCCGGAAAGCCATTCTTCCTGTGGATGTCTTTTGTCAGGCCCCATCCACCGTTCGATCCCCCACAGGCGTATCTGGATCTGTATGAGGATGCCGATATTCCGGAGCCGCCGGTTGGTGATTGGGCGCAGACGGAGGACCCCGAACTGGAAGGGTACTCCCCTATCACAGGGCGGGGACTGGTACCGAAACGCCGCTTGCGTAAAGCGATGGCTGCCTATTACGCCCTCATTACGCATCTTGATCACCAAGTTGGCCGCTTCTTGCAATCGTTGAATGAATATGGCGAGCTGCAGAATACCGTGATTCTGTTTACATCGGACCATGGTGAGCTGCTTGGAGACCACCATTTATTCCGGAAGTCTCTTCCGTATGAAGGAAGCACCCATGTGCCGTTTATCGTCAACGATCCGGGCAACCGATTAGGCTTGCAGCGCGGCATGGTGGCGGATCAAGTGGTGGAAATGCGGGATATTATGCCTTCGCTGCTGGAGGCGGCTGGCGTGCCTATACCGGATACGGTCGAAGGAGAAAGTATCTGGAGACTTGCCTCAGCAGGAAAGGAAGAAGGGCTAAGCACTCAGACTTGGCGTCATCATCTGCATGGCGAGCATGCACAAGGGGTGCAGTCCAATCACTGGGTGACCGATGGGAAGGAAAAGTACATTTGGTTCTCCCAAACGGGTGAGGAGCAATTTTTTGACCTGGTTCTTGATCCGCTAGAACTGCATAATGCGATTGCGGATGAAGATCGTCAAGATCGCATCAGATATTGGCGCTCTGTGCTCATACAAGAGCTCGATGGACGTGAGGAGGGGTATACGGATGGGCAGCAGCTGATCATAGGCCGGAAACCAACCGCAACACTATCCCATATCTTGAATGGAGCGGATCATATCCGATCAGATCGATTTTCTCCAGCGGAATTTTCCGTAAATCCTACCACCCAATAG
- a CDS encoding DUF2935 domain-containing protein, whose protein sequence is MSDPLYEHRFWLQILGDHCRFIFTALSPKEKGDIATAESLMARFDMLLGESRRPDASTFIEKLTKDAYKATYELREFKLKLLERQLAGKIDFLLTPSFVNHMVNELEEYLRILQALQEGKGVPLFHPLHYDMVWLQDAFGHAASLAADLDFAEKPLIAKSMAFQKDFEGFYLKAVEMTGYLRTHLKDFPAMRKFHADIDLEMRVFMHFLAELEEFELRGEVLDRINPLMPDHMYREECYYLSKLAALGEIQNPNCDPTKPRVTG, encoded by the coding sequence ATGAGTGATCCCTTGTATGAGCACCGGTTTTGGCTACAGATTCTTGGCGACCACTGTCGTTTTATTTTTACCGCACTTTCCCCCAAGGAAAAAGGGGATATCGCTACAGCAGAGTCCTTAATGGCTAGATTTGATATGCTGCTTGGGGAGTCGCGGCGACCCGATGCCTCCACATTCATCGAGAAACTGACGAAGGATGCCTATAAAGCCACTTATGAACTGCGCGAGTTCAAGCTGAAATTGCTGGAACGACAGCTTGCAGGCAAAATTGATTTTCTTCTGACACCTTCCTTTGTCAATCATATGGTAAATGAATTGGAGGAATACCTGCGGATATTACAGGCGTTACAAGAAGGTAAGGGCGTACCTCTGTTTCATCCCTTGCACTATGATATGGTTTGGCTCCAGGATGCATTTGGTCATGCAGCAAGCCTGGCGGCCGATCTTGATTTTGCTGAAAAGCCGTTAATTGCAAAAAGCATGGCGTTTCAAAAAGATTTTGAAGGCTTTTATCTAAAGGCGGTAGAAATGACGGGTTATTTAAGGACCCATTTAAAGGATTTTCCTGCTATGCGTAAATTCCACGCTGATATAGATCTGGAAATGAGGGTGTTCATGCACTTTTTGGCAGAACTCGAAGAATTTGAACTGCGCGGGGAGGTGCTGGACCGGATTAATCCGCTGATGCCAGATCATATGTATCGTGAAGAGTGCTACTATTTGTCCAAGTTGGCTGCCCTGGGTGAAATACAGAATCCGAACTGCGATCCGACAAAGCCGAGAGTCACGGGTTGA
- a CDS encoding LuxR C-terminal-related transcriptional regulator, translating to MIQERDESHFLLLTKLKLPQPHDQTVTRPRLLARLNAGLNHRATFVTAPAGYGKTTLVSDWARQLDRPVGWLSLDDKDNDLIRFWNYFMKAIEQAVGSLSDFVRTSNAMLNPGQYEPFMVALLNELNDLNKPVILILDDWHVIHNMDIQASVSYFIEYLPSCVHLCFTSRSIHGFLKSRWISRDWIQEIHTQHLCFNLQETVDFFHIVEMGELQREQIERIQFQTEGWVTGLRLISLSIHEDEGRGAFKYVHSNPERVELYLFEEVFESLDKPTRQFLLNVSILQRMNGQLCKVVAGEHGARMLAELEKRNMFLIPLDEDRDWYRFHHVFGEFLLKQQRRLDPAKTNVLFQSAAAWCESQGLLEEAIDYYLAGTYYSEAIHLLEQMRSLMVRREFSTMKVWLSAIPEELLMQYPYLFFSYIFSLLWSQELELSERYLQLAEKHYAASSASWSPEEKDRYLGYLYYVRNFKATQYDMDMIKGLEYIRLSLQHSPTGTDLIFASPHMPLSPSIYRSYNGKRGQHLPRVLSDTFFLSMIEFMKPMGLQDSVVVCYGELLYERNELEQAEDYLKLGLHGTSQAHYQPEKVYVPASLFLARISTSRQDISQAEKWLEEAYRRAIEDGAKAAPILLDVEMARLRMESGDLSAAVQWRDRYKVSSDDPVSVYQLFVYIFLVRVLMVTGNSQEAWALSERLLHIAVKGHRPMDALEIQVLQAMMLQVMDKPQQALLKLEEALIFAKPDDYIRVFVDKGHLVAQLLGEYVQHRQKGNIRDKNAPSLAYVRRILSAFGGTAESSVQGKATLEKLLTPREYAIFRYMEEGMDNSAIVETLGIGMGTLKAHINRIYSKLQAKNRVEAITRGQEFQG from the coding sequence ATGATACAAGAGAGAGATGAAAGCCATTTCTTGCTTCTAACGAAATTGAAACTGCCCCAGCCCCATGATCAAACAGTTACGCGTCCCCGTCTGCTTGCGCGATTGAATGCGGGACTAAATCACAGGGCGACATTCGTGACGGCACCCGCCGGATACGGTAAAACGACGCTGGTCAGTGATTGGGCCAGGCAACTGGACCGCCCCGTCGGGTGGTTATCGCTGGATGACAAGGATAATGACCTCATAAGATTTTGGAACTACTTCATGAAAGCGATCGAGCAGGCTGTCGGTAGTTTGTCAGACTTCGTCCGTACTTCAAACGCAATGCTGAACCCGGGCCAATACGAGCCGTTTATGGTTGCATTGTTAAACGAATTGAACGACTTGAATAAGCCGGTTATCCTGATACTGGATGACTGGCATGTCATACATAATATGGATATCCAGGCGTCCGTTTCGTATTTTATAGAGTATTTGCCTTCCTGCGTGCATCTTTGTTTCACTAGTCGAAGCATCCATGGATTTCTGAAGTCGAGATGGATTAGTCGGGACTGGATCCAGGAAATCCATACCCAGCATTTGTGTTTCAATTTGCAGGAGACAGTGGATTTTTTCCACATCGTGGAGATGGGGGAGCTGCAGAGGGAGCAGATTGAACGAATCCAATTCCAGACCGAGGGCTGGGTGACAGGGCTTAGGCTGATCTCGTTGTCTATTCATGAAGATGAGGGGAGGGGAGCTTTCAAGTACGTACATTCCAACCCCGAACGTGTCGAGCTTTATTTATTCGAGGAAGTATTTGAATCGTTGGATAAGCCAACGAGGCAATTTCTGTTGAACGTCTCTATTTTACAGCGGATGAACGGGCAGCTATGTAAGGTTGTAGCTGGCGAACACGGTGCACGGATGCTGGCGGAGCTGGAAAAACGCAATATGTTCCTTATCCCGCTGGATGAGGACAGGGACTGGTACCGATTTCACCATGTATTTGGCGAGTTTCTGCTGAAGCAGCAGCGACGCCTGGATCCGGCTAAGACGAATGTGCTCTTCCAATCGGCCGCAGCCTGGTGTGAATCGCAGGGATTGCTCGAAGAAGCGATAGATTACTACTTGGCTGGTACTTATTATTCGGAAGCGATCCATTTGCTAGAGCAGATGAGAAGTTTAATGGTCCGCCGGGAATTCTCGACCATGAAGGTTTGGTTGTCGGCGATTCCCGAGGAACTGCTTATGCAGTATCCTTATCTCTTTTTTTCGTACATATTTTCGTTATTGTGGTCTCAAGAACTGGAGCTGTCGGAACGGTATTTACAGCTAGCAGAGAAGCATTATGCTGCTTCCTCGGCAAGCTGGAGTCCGGAAGAGAAGGATCGCTATTTGGGATACTTGTATTATGTCAGGAACTTTAAAGCAACCCAATACGACATGGACATGATCAAAGGGCTGGAGTATATCCGTCTGTCACTTCAGCATAGTCCTACAGGGACGGATCTGATCTTTGCATCTCCTCATATGCCGCTATCTCCTTCTATATACAGGTCATACAATGGCAAGCGGGGCCAGCATTTACCTCGGGTCCTTTCGGATACGTTCTTTTTGAGCATGATCGAATTCATGAAACCAATGGGTCTGCAGGACTCGGTCGTGGTTTGTTATGGCGAATTACTCTACGAACGCAACGAGCTGGAGCAGGCGGAGGATTACTTGAAGCTGGGATTACATGGGACGAGTCAGGCGCATTACCAACCAGAGAAGGTATACGTTCCCGCGAGTCTTTTCCTGGCACGGATCAGCACATCCAGGCAGGACATCAGTCAGGCCGAAAAATGGCTGGAAGAAGCCTATAGAAGGGCGATTGAGGATGGCGCTAAGGCAGCCCCTATCTTGCTCGATGTCGAAATGGCTCGTCTGCGAATGGAATCCGGAGACTTGTCCGCAGCTGTGCAATGGAGGGATCGTTACAAGGTCTCGTCGGATGATCCGGTATCCGTTTATCAGCTATTCGTCTATATCTTCCTCGTTAGGGTGTTGATGGTGACCGGGAACAGCCAGGAGGCATGGGCATTATCTGAGAGATTGCTGCATATCGCGGTGAAAGGACATCGTCCGATGGACGCCTTGGAAATCCAAGTGCTTCAGGCGATGATGCTGCAGGTGATGGATAAGCCGCAACAAGCGCTGCTCAAGCTGGAAGAGGCGCTTATATTTGCGAAACCCGATGATTATATCCGTGTGTTTGTTGATAAAGGACATCTGGTGGCACAGCTGTTAGGGGAATATGTCCAACATCGTCAAAAAGGGAACATTCGAGATAAAAACGCGCCTTCACTGGCCTATGTGAGGAGAATATTGTCCGCTTTCGGAGGAACAGCCGAATCTTCGGTACAAGGCAAAGCAACATTAGAAAAGCTTCTGACACCGCGCGAATATGCAATATTTCGTTATATGGAGGAAGGGATGGACAACTCGGCGATCGTTGAAACGCTCGGTATCGGAATGGGGACCTTGAAGGCGCACATCAACCGCATTTACAGCAAGCTGCAGGCGAAAAACCGGGTCGAGGCGATTACAAGAGGTCAAGAGTTTCAGGGTTAA